From a single Aquipuribacter nitratireducens genomic region:
- a CDS encoding VOC family protein — MGDVTLVGVFSIKVPVTDLPRSREWYERVLGYRVELEFPDDDGVVRGTGGHVRGVPGTFLALRENPRAAEGMRGSDLCSLAVADRAAIDAWAARLDELDVPHGPVVDATVGWMLPFRDPDGIELHLYSVERHGVDQSGRVGYGRAVDAAAPAG, encoded by the coding sequence ATGGGCGACGTCACCCTGGTCGGCGTCTTCAGCATCAAGGTCCCCGTCACGGACCTCCCCCGTAGCCGTGAGTGGTACGAGCGGGTGCTCGGCTACCGCGTCGAGCTGGAGTTCCCCGACGACGACGGCGTCGTCCGCGGGACGGGTGGGCACGTGCGGGGCGTGCCCGGCACGTTCCTCGCGCTCCGGGAGAACCCACGTGCCGCCGAGGGGATGCGGGGCAGCGACCTCTGCAGCCTCGCGGTCGCCGACCGTGCGGCGATCGACGCGTGGGCCGCGCGCCTCGACGAGCTCGACGTCCCGCACGGCCCCGTCGTCGACGCGACGGTCGGCTGGATGCTGCCGTTCCGCGACCCCGACGGCATCGAGCTGCACCTGTACAGCGTCGAACGTCACGGTGTCGACCAGTCCGGACGGGTGGGCTACGGCCGGGCCGTCGACGCCGCGGCCCCCGCGGGCTAG
- a CDS encoding TIGR02453 family protein has product MSASGNGVTETTFRWFTDLQENNSAEWFHANRTTFDEYVAEPFEDLLEEVTARLAGTDAPLRGGAATTFRMNRDVRFSADKSPYSTSRSALLTRSGTKSESGGLVYVQLGGDGGLLAGGLYKPPTSRLDPLRQSMLEDPDGFSAVVDALAANGHELDRSDAVKTMPRGYTEHADHPLAAYLRLKQLVVMEPLPKAAWLDDTAADRVVDFALGIAPLLRFVDPVPARG; this is encoded by the coding sequence ATGAGCGCTAGCGGCAACGGCGTCACCGAGACGACCTTCCGGTGGTTCACCGACCTCCAGGAGAACAACTCGGCCGAGTGGTTCCACGCGAACCGGACGACGTTCGACGAGTACGTCGCCGAACCCTTCGAGGACCTGCTCGAGGAGGTGACGGCGCGACTGGCCGGGACCGACGCCCCGCTGCGGGGTGGCGCGGCGACGACGTTCCGCATGAACCGCGACGTCCGGTTCAGTGCCGACAAGTCCCCGTACTCGACGTCGCGGTCGGCGCTGCTCACGCGGAGCGGGACGAAGTCGGAGTCGGGCGGTCTCGTCTACGTGCAGCTGGGCGGCGACGGCGGGCTCCTCGCAGGGGGGCTCTACAAGCCGCCGACCTCGCGCCTCGACCCGCTGCGGCAGTCGATGCTCGAGGACCCCGACGGCTTCTCCGCCGTCGTCGACGCCCTCGCCGCCAACGGCCACGAGCTCGACCGGTCCGACGCCGTGAAGACCATGCCGCGCGGGTACACCGAGCACGCCGACCACCCGCTGGCGGCGTACCTGCGGCTCAAGCAGCTCGTCGTCATGGAGCCGCTGCCCAAGGCCGCGTGGCTCGACGACACCGCCGCGGACCGGGTCGTCGACTTCGCGCTCGGCATCGCGCCCCTGCTGCGCTTCGTCGACCCGGTGCCGGCCCGCGGCTGA
- a CDS encoding DNA-3-methyladenine glycosylase 2 family protein, whose translation MPSLVLPTGTVDLGLTLAPLAMLTRDPTLRLEPGHLLRATITPHGPGVLDARWEPARPEVRVRTDGPGGEWLAERAPALLGLLDDASGFAPHGALREVWRRCRGDRVAATGTVWHDLAFFVVQQRVTRAESSAHWYRFVHALGTPAPGTDGLLVPPAPAAVARLGYEALHRLGVDRRRGEALVAAARAAHRLLHDDVGRDRATAALGGVRGVGPWTLACLSAVTWGDADTVITGDAGIPSLVAWLLARERRADDARMLELLEPFRPHRYRVVRLAFAAGVRPPRRGPRVPASDIRGR comes from the coding sequence ATGCCGTCGCTCGTCCTGCCGACCGGGACGGTCGACCTCGGCCTCACGCTCGCCCCGCTCGCCATGCTGACCCGCGACCCGACCCTGCGGCTGGAGCCGGGGCACCTGCTCCGCGCGACCATCACGCCCCACGGGCCCGGCGTCCTCGACGCGCGATGGGAACCGGCGCGCCCGGAGGTGCGCGTCCGCACGGACGGTCCGGGCGGGGAGTGGCTCGCCGAGCGGGCGCCGGCGCTGCTCGGTCTGCTCGACGACGCGTCCGGGTTCGCGCCGCACGGTGCGCTCCGGGAGGTGTGGCGCCGGTGCCGTGGCGACCGCGTCGCTGCCACCGGCACCGTGTGGCACGACCTCGCGTTCTTCGTCGTGCAGCAGCGCGTCACCAGGGCGGAGTCCTCCGCCCACTGGTACCGGTTCGTGCACGCGCTCGGGACCCCCGCCCCCGGGACGGACGGTCTCCTCGTCCCCCCGGCCCCGGCCGCCGTCGCTCGCCTCGGCTACGAGGCGCTCCACCGTCTCGGCGTCGACAGGAGGCGCGGCGAGGCCCTCGTGGCCGCCGCTCGGGCGGCGCACCGGCTCCTTCACGACGACGTCGGGCGGGACCGGGCGACAGCAGCCCTGGGCGGGGTCAGGGGCGTCGGCCCGTGGACGCTCGCGTGCCTGTCCGCCGTCACGTGGGGCGACGCGGACACGGTCATCACGGGCGACGCAGGGATCCCGTCGCTCGTGGCGTGGCTGCTCGCCCGGGAGCGGCGGGCCGACGACGCCCGGATGCTCGAGCTCCTCGAGCCGTTCCGGCCGCACCGCTACCGGGTCGTGCGCCTCGCCTTCGCCGCCGGGGTGCGGCCACCACGGCGGGGCCCACGGGTACCGGCGTCGGACATCCGGGGTCGCTAG
- a CDS encoding NAD-dependent malic enzyme: MSIPTAAYSVRLRVRLDNVPGTLGRLCIAVGEAGGNIIGLEGFEAKAAHLDEDLIVNCRDAEHMQVVHDAVHGLDGCEVLEFEDRTFAAHRTGKIRVSSTMQLRDMHDLSMAYTPGVARVCSAIAEDADLAFTHTIKHNSVAVVSDGTAVLGLGDIGPRAAMPVMEGKAQLFKEFGGIDAYPVCLDVPTGDVDAIVETVERIAPGFGGINLEDIAAPHCFEVEERLRASLDIPVFHDDQHGTAVVVLAALENALRLVGKRLPDLRVAILGAGASGTAIAKIMIAAGVGDVVGVDRQGVIHAGRDGLSGGKRWFAEHTNRSGVRGGIGDALRGADVFVGVSGPGLVSVDDIAGMGRDPVVFALANPTPEVLPSEVGHLAAVMATGRSDYPNQINNVLCFPGIFRGALDAHASTITEGMKVAAARAIADCVDENELRPAHVIPSALDRRVGSAVGRAVATAAAADGVSRIRSSTGGVTISR, encoded by the coding sequence ATGTCGATCCCCACCGCCGCGTACTCGGTGCGGCTGCGCGTCCGACTCGACAACGTGCCGGGGACCCTCGGCCGGCTGTGCATCGCCGTCGGCGAGGCGGGCGGCAACATCATCGGCCTCGAGGGGTTCGAGGCGAAGGCGGCCCACCTCGACGAGGACCTCATCGTCAACTGCCGCGACGCCGAGCACATGCAGGTCGTCCACGACGCCGTCCACGGCCTCGACGGCTGCGAGGTGCTCGAGTTCGAGGACAGGACCTTCGCGGCGCACCGCACCGGCAAGATCCGCGTCTCCTCGACGATGCAGCTGCGGGACATGCACGACCTGTCGATGGCGTACACGCCGGGCGTCGCGCGGGTGTGCTCGGCGATCGCCGAGGACGCTGACCTCGCGTTCACCCACACGATCAAGCACAACTCGGTCGCGGTCGTTTCCGACGGGACCGCCGTCCTCGGGCTCGGGGACATCGGACCCCGGGCCGCCATGCCGGTGATGGAGGGCAAGGCGCAGCTGTTCAAGGAGTTCGGCGGCATCGACGCCTACCCCGTCTGCCTCGACGTGCCGACCGGCGACGTCGACGCCATCGTCGAGACCGTCGAGCGGATCGCGCCCGGCTTCGGGGGGATCAACCTCGAGGACATCGCCGCGCCGCACTGCTTCGAGGTCGAGGAGCGGCTGCGGGCCTCCCTCGACATCCCCGTCTTCCACGACGACCAGCACGGCACCGCCGTCGTCGTGCTGGCGGCGCTGGAGAACGCCCTCCGCCTCGTCGGCAAGCGCCTGCCCGATCTGCGCGTCGCGATCCTCGGGGCCGGCGCGTCCGGCACCGCCATCGCCAAGATCATGATCGCGGCGGGCGTCGGGGACGTCGTCGGGGTCGACCGGCAGGGCGTCATCCACGCCGGTCGGGACGGGCTGTCGGGCGGCAAGCGCTGGTTCGCCGAGCACACCAACCGCTCCGGCGTTCGCGGCGGCATCGGCGACGCGCTGCGCGGCGCCGACGTGTTCGTGGGGGTGAGCGGGCCGGGGCTCGTGAGCGTCGACGACATCGCGGGCATGGGCCGCGACCCCGTCGTCTTCGCCCTCGCCAACCCGACGCCGGAGGTGCTGCCGTCGGAGGTCGGTCATCTCGCCGCGGTCATGGCGACCGGGCGCAGCGACTACCCGAACCAGATCAACAACGTGCTGTGCTTCCCCGGCATCTTCCGCGGTGCGCTCGACGCCCACGCCTCGACGATCACCGAGGGCATGAAGGTGGCCGCGGCCCGGGCGATCGCCGACTGCGTCGACGAGAACGAGCTGCGCCCGGCGCACGTGATCCCGAGCGCTCTCGACCGCCGGGTCGGCTCGGCCGTCGGGCGGGCCGTCGCCACGGCCGCGGCGGCCGACGGGGTGTCGCGGATCCGGTCGAGCACCGGGGGCGTGACGATCAGCCGCTGA
- a CDS encoding TetR/AcrR family transcriptional regulator — translation MDSRVLRTRRDVLTAAMDELVEGGWDAVTHARVAGRAGYAKATLYAHWPDRLALVRDAFDQVGRMPHHEPTGDLRADLVGELVSFRTAMTEHRLDRALAVLAERAGPVPELVEVRRRFVEDGERPMRLLLAPVLSGARLEAATAMLCGAVVHATLLHGAPPTDEEVEAAVDLVLVGVTGA, via the coding sequence GTGGACTCGCGCGTCCTGCGGACCCGTCGCGACGTGCTGACCGCGGCGATGGACGAGCTCGTCGAGGGCGGCTGGGACGCCGTCACCCACGCGCGCGTCGCCGGGCGCGCCGGCTACGCGAAGGCGACGCTGTACGCGCACTGGCCGGACCGCCTCGCGCTCGTCCGCGACGCCTTCGACCAGGTCGGTCGCATGCCGCACCACGAGCCCACCGGGGACCTGCGTGCCGACCTCGTCGGCGAGCTCGTGTCCTTCCGGACGGCGATGACCGAGCACCGCCTCGACCGTGCGCTCGCCGTCCTCGCCGAGCGTGCGGGGCCGGTCCCCGAGCTGGTGGAGGTGCGGCGCCGCTTCGTCGAGGACGGGGAGCGGCCGATGCGGTTGCTCCTCGCGCCGGTGCTGTCCGGCGCCCGGCTCGAGGCGGCGACGGCGATGCTGTGCGGGGCCGTCGTCCACGCGACGCTCCTCCACGGCGCCCCGCCCACGGACGAGGAGGTCGAGGCCGCCGTCGACCTGGTCCTCGTCGGGGTCACCGGGGCCTGA
- a CDS encoding VOC family protein encodes MTINLNPYLSFRDDAYEAMQHYQKVFGGELTRSTFAEYGMAQDPSENDRTMHSQLVTERGWVLMGADTPASMEHRPGGHSVSLSGGAEDGEELHRIFDGLAEGGEVQEPLAKAPWGDEFGMVTDRHGVKWMVNIAGG; translated from the coding sequence ATGACCATCAACCTCAACCCGTACCTGTCCTTCCGCGACGACGCGTACGAGGCGATGCAGCACTACCAGAAGGTCTTCGGCGGCGAGCTGACGCGGAGCACGTTCGCCGAGTACGGCATGGCGCAGGACCCGTCGGAGAACGACAGGACCATGCACTCCCAGCTCGTCACCGAGCGGGGCTGGGTCCTCATGGGCGCGGACACCCCCGCGTCGATGGAGCACCGCCCGGGCGGGCACTCGGTGTCGCTGAGCGGTGGTGCGGAGGACGGCGAGGAGCTCCACCGGATCTTCGACGGGCTCGCCGAGGGAGGGGAGGTCCAGGAGCCGCTCGCGAAGGCGCCGTGGGGTGACGAGTTCGGGATGGTCACCGACCGCCATGGCGTCAAGTGGATGGTGAACATCGCCGGCGGCTGA
- a CDS encoding sensor histidine kinase, giving the protein MRARVLLAVMVTVTVALLGFVLVLERVLVSAVDRRVEQGLTQEVAELRRLAEGVDPETAQPFAGDVDRILEVFLARNIPAEREVFVTIVDGTVRDTTRPLPLPATEVERWSGLLEPERDAIVLDERRYEYLVVPLVADGEARATFAVLFDYTGERREITRAIRRAEAVAALLLLVAVAVGWLAAGRALAPLRLLTATAKDVESATDLSRRLPDPRGSDEVATLTRTFNGMLDRLEQAFAVQRDFVADAGHELRTPLTIVRGHLELLGDDPAERRETTALVMEELDRMSRMVDDLLLLAKSGRPDFLQLREVDVGALLRRVAAKAEVMGARRWEVAAPDGTVVVADEQRLTQALVQLASNAVAHTDPADRITFGGAVAGGLLHLWVLDEGDGIGAGDRERVFDRFARAGGGPASPRRRVMGEGAGLGLSIVRAIAEAHGGTVELLSTPGTGSAFVLVLPGTAQR; this is encoded by the coding sequence GTGAGGGCGCGCGTCCTGCTCGCGGTCATGGTGACGGTCACCGTCGCGCTGCTCGGCTTCGTCCTCGTGCTCGAGCGGGTCCTCGTGTCCGCGGTCGACCGCCGGGTCGAGCAGGGGCTCACGCAGGAGGTGGCGGAGCTGCGACGGCTCGCCGAGGGCGTCGACCCCGAGACCGCGCAGCCGTTCGCCGGCGACGTCGACCGCATCCTCGAGGTCTTCCTCGCCCGCAACATCCCCGCGGAGCGCGAGGTCTTCGTCACGATCGTCGACGGCACCGTCCGCGACACCACCCGGCCCCTGCCGCTGCCGGCGACGGAGGTCGAACGGTGGTCGGGCCTGCTGGAGCCGGAACGCGACGCCATCGTCCTCGACGAGCGCCGCTACGAGTACCTCGTCGTGCCGCTGGTCGCCGACGGCGAGGCGCGCGCGACGTTCGCCGTCCTCTTCGACTACACCGGCGAACGGCGCGAGATCACCCGTGCCATCCGCCGCGCGGAGGCCGTCGCGGCGCTGCTCCTGCTGGTGGCCGTCGCCGTCGGCTGGCTGGCGGCGGGCCGCGCGCTCGCACCCCTGCGGCTCCTCACCGCGACCGCGAAGGACGTCGAGAGCGCGACGGACCTGTCCCGCCGGCTGCCCGACCCGCGCGGCAGCGACGAGGTCGCGACCCTCACCCGCACCTTCAACGGCATGCTCGACCGGCTCGAGCAGGCCTTCGCCGTGCAGCGGGACTTCGTGGCCGACGCCGGGCACGAGCTCCGCACCCCGCTCACGATCGTCCGGGGGCACCTCGAGCTGCTCGGCGACGACCCGGCAGAGCGGCGCGAGACCACGGCCCTCGTCATGGAGGAGCTCGACCGCATGTCGCGGATGGTCGACGACCTCCTCCTCCTCGCGAAGTCCGGCCGCCCGGACTTCCTCCAGCTGCGGGAGGTGGACGTCGGGGCCCTGCTGCGACGCGTCGCCGCCAAGGCCGAGGTGATGGGCGCGCGGCGCTGGGAGGTCGCCGCCCCGGACGGCACGGTCGTCGTCGCCGACGAGCAGCGGCTCACGCAGGCGCTCGTGCAGCTGGCGAGCAACGCCGTCGCCCACACCGACCCGGCGGACCGGATCACCTTCGGTGGTGCCGTCGCCGGCGGGCTGCTCCACCTGTGGGTCCTCGACGAGGGCGACGGCATCGGGGCCGGGGACCGGGAGCGGGTCTTCGACCGCTTCGCCCGCGCAGGCGGTGGCCCCGCGTCGCCGCGTCGGCGGGTCATGGGGGAGGGTGCGGGGCTGGGGCTGTCGATCGTCCGGGCGATCGCCGAGGCGCACGGCGGCACCGTCGAGCTCCTCAGCACGCCCGGGACCGGCTCGGCCTTCGTCCTCGTCCTGCCCGGTACGGCGCAGCGGTAG
- a CDS encoding TetR/AcrR family transcriptional regulator, which yields MPDPVKRRYRSPRRTEQAALTRAQLREAAADLFLGRGFAATTMRAVAQRAGVGERTLYDAFPTKVALFEHVVGVAIVGDEQPVAAADRPELAAALAATRDGREAVRLFTGWSADLLERAGALIMVAVESAGADPAMRRFADDGARQTRVTTAAFVRGLVAHGVLDADREAEAAATTFALCSPHVHQLLRREAGRTETQYREWLDRELAGALLE from the coding sequence ATGCCGGACCCCGTCAAGCGCCGCTACCGCTCCCCCCGGCGGACCGAGCAGGCCGCGCTCACCCGCGCCCAGCTGCGCGAGGCCGCTGCCGACCTGTTCCTCGGGAGGGGGTTCGCCGCGACGACGATGCGGGCGGTGGCGCAGCGGGCAGGGGTGGGCGAGCGGACCCTGTACGACGCCTTCCCGACGAAGGTCGCGTTGTTCGAGCACGTCGTCGGGGTGGCGATCGTCGGGGACGAGCAGCCGGTCGCCGCCGCGGACCGGCCCGAGCTCGCGGCGGCCCTGGCGGCGACCCGCGACGGACGGGAGGCGGTCCGGCTGTTCACCGGCTGGTCCGCGGACCTGCTCGAGCGGGCGGGCGCACTCATCATGGTCGCGGTGGAGTCGGCGGGCGCCGACCCGGCGATGCGGCGCTTCGCCGACGACGGTGCGCGCCAGACGCGCGTCACCACCGCCGCCTTCGTGCGGGGGCTGGTCGCGCACGGGGTGCTCGACGCGGACCGGGAGGCCGAGGCCGCGGCGACCACCTTCGCGCTCTGCTCCCCGCACGTGCACCAGCTCCTGCGGCGTGAGGCGGGCCGGACGGAGACCCAGTACCGCGAGTGGCTGGACCGGGAGCTGGCGGGCGCGCTCCTGGAGTGA